AAGCTGGCGAGCCCCGATTTTTGCCTAGGTACAAATAATTTTTTTCTGGGGTTCCTTCACGCCAACGTGATAAATAGTTGCGTTGGCGTTTTTTATTGCAGAGACATGTGATAAGTAGGTGTGATATGTATGGCTGTTAAAACAGACGTATCAGGCGTTGTTGTGAATACAAACGTTTTAGCAAAATTATTTGGCGTCACAAGCAGATACGTGAACCAATTGGCTAAAGAGGGGGTTCTTGAAAAGCGAGCTCCGGGACGCTGGCCCCTTGAACAAAACGTTAACAGATATATTGAGTTTTTGCGAAGTGGCAAAAAGGATCCGGAAGAACAGGAATCAAAATCAATATATTGGGAAGAGAAGGCAAAACATGAAGCTGCCAAGAGAGAAATGGCAGAACTGCAGCTAGCAAAGCTAAAGAACCAGATGCATGATGCCACAACTATTGAACTTGTGATGACAGACATGCTTACGACCTTTAAGAACAGGTTATTGGCGTTGCCGCAAAAAGTCTCGCCTAAAATTATCGGACTCAAGAGCATTGCAGAAGTTAACGAAGCGCTGGCTCTGGAAATAAACGAAGCATTAACTGAACTTAGCGATTATTCCCCATGCTTGTTTGCCGAAGGTGGTGAAGACAATGGCGACGACGAAAGCGACGACGGATCTGTTCTCGAAGATAGCGAAAGCGGTAGCACCGCCACCTAAACTGACAGTAAGCCAATGGGCAGACCAATACAGAAGACTTGCACCTGAATCGTCTGCAGAACCAGGCCAATGGAGAACGGACAGGGCACCATACCAGCGTGAGATTATGGATGCCGTTGTAAATCCAAATATCGAAAAAGTAGTCGCCATGACGTCCAGCCAAATTGGCAAGTCCGAAGTGCTATTGAACATCATGGGCTATTACATAGACGTAGACCCTGGGCCTATTTTATTAGTCCAACCTACGCTTGAAACTGCTCAGGATTTCTCAAAGAGGCGTATATCTACTATGCTTTCGGCGACAGAAAGGCTGAAGTTAAAAGTTTCGGATTCCAAGACGCGCGATATCAATAACACGATTCTTATGAAAGTATTCCCTGGCGGGTTTTTGGCTATAGGCGGAGCCAACAGCCCTGCAGGGTTAGCAAGCAGGCCGATCAGGATACTTCTTTGCGACGAAGTTGACAGATATCCTGCAAGCGCTGGCAGTGAAGGTGATCCGATAGCCCTCGCAGAGCGCAGGACTATGACATTTTGGAACAGGAAACACGTTTATACTTCAACCCCGACTATTAAAGGAGCGTCTAGGATAGAGCTCGAATATGAACTTGGCACTCAAGAGAGATGGTGCGTGCAGTGCCCTAACTGCGACAATTATCACTTCATCATCATGAGAGACATAGTATTTAAATATGACAAAAAAGAAAATCGCAACAAGACGATTTACGTGATAAATGACGTTAAATGGCGTTGCCCTACGTGCACCAAAGAATTCGATGAATTCACAATGAAAAAACAACCGGCTAAATGGATTGCAGATAATCCAGGGGCAATCAAACGTAAGATAAGAAGTTTTAAGCTCAATGCCTTTGTATCGCCATGGTCATCGTGGGAAAAGATAGTACAGGAGTTTCTTGAGGTTAAAGACGACCCCGAACTTTACAAAGTCTTTGTCAATACTGTTTTGGGTGAGACATGGGAAGAACGTGGGGAGATAGAAGACGAAACCATCTTGCTCGACAGACGGGAACATTATGATGCCGAAGTACCGAATGACGTCTTGGTCCTTACACTCGCTGTCGACACAC
This genomic window from Candidatus Cloacimonadota bacterium contains:
- a CDS encoding phage terminase large subunit family protein; its protein translation is MATTKATTDLFSKIAKAVAPPPKLTVSQWADQYRRLAPESSAEPGQWRTDRAPYQREIMDAVVNPNIEKVVAMTSSQIGKSEVLLNIMGYYIDVDPGPILLVQPTLETAQDFSKRRISTMLSATERLKLKVSDSKTRDINNTILMKVFPGGFLAIGGANSPAGLASRPIRILLCDEVDRYPASAGSEGDPIALAERRTMTFWNRKHVYTSTPTIKGASRIELEYELGTQERWCVQCPNCDNYHFIIMRDIVFKYDKKENRNKTIYVINDVKWRCPTCTKEFDEFTMKKQPAKWIADNPGAIKRKIRSFKLNAFVSPWSSWEKIVQEFLEVKDDPELYKVFVNTVLGETWEERGEIEDETILLDRREHYDAEVPNDVLVLTLAVDTQDDRLEYEVMGWGKDEESWGIEKGIVWGRPDDQGTWMRIDDLLKKEWVRPDGTGMMISCATVDSGGHFTEEVYKYCLQRISSAVFPIRGMGGSGMPVIYKISRNNKYRLPLVLIGVDSAKTMIMQRLKIERPGPKYCHFPLNEDRGYDFNYFTGLISEKKVIRKQKGRTVVVWENIAKDKRNEPLDLRVYNLAALKLLNPDFHAIEERIKGNIGKANATPQSYSQQKKKRYGVVKRGLEV